The following coding sequences lie in one Negativicoccus succinicivorans genomic window:
- the pheT gene encoding phenylalanine--tRNA ligase subunit beta, which yields MLASLTWLRHYVTIEGDPEELAETLTMAGIPVEKVHVPGKDIKNVVTGKILSVDPHPNADKLVVCQVDVGTETLQICTGAKNVRPGQIVPVAQPNSYLPGGIHIKTSKLRGVPSFGMMCSANELGFDLSLLSGARADGIFILPNDIPVGHDIHEFLGLDDVIFEFELTPNRADCFSMVGLAREFAALFNSQLSLPTIQVNESGTAITEDAKVTLAATDLCERFSTRLLRNVKIAPSPEWLQDALRSANIRSINNVVDVTNFVMLEQGQPLHAYDYDTLAGHELICRRALQGELLVTLDDKERTLAEDQLVIADRDGAVGLAGIMGGQRTEVTDQTTTVLLEAATFNGATIRRTARKHGLRSEASGRFERGIDPDITTLALDRAAQLLQEMGACEVAPGYLDVYPEPQPTRTLTVTVEEINRAIGITLERAEIIDILKRLYFDITEQGEALFLTVPSWRGDVAELADIVEEVARLYGYDKIPNTLPLGRQTSGRQSDEHAAIETIRDILVQAGLSETVTFSFMAPQDLKALGLAESDSRYQAVSVLNPITDDFPQMRTTLVPSLLQAVKRNLAVKNENLALFEAASVYLPKELPLAELPEEKPFVTGVLCGSTGVARWPQAQHAYDFYDVKGLMETVLSRLGVTDYRWDVAEDAIYHPGKAAAALRDGKVLLSCGELHPVAQKGYGLKLTMYIFTVDIEALLPYIATIPEYQSLPKYPTLDRDLAILVPEGVTHSTLVDVMQRQGEAILESVELFDRYSGDQVPSGFVSMAYALHFRAPDRTLQDHEVDERIQRIVQRLKAFNCSLR from the coding sequence ATGCTGGCATCGTTAACCTGGCTGCGCCACTATGTCACGATTGAGGGAGATCCGGAAGAGCTCGCCGAAACACTGACTATGGCAGGTATTCCGGTGGAAAAAGTACATGTCCCCGGCAAAGATATTAAAAATGTCGTTACGGGTAAAATTCTTTCAGTTGATCCGCATCCCAATGCAGACAAACTCGTTGTCTGCCAAGTGGATGTAGGAACGGAAACGTTGCAGATTTGCACCGGGGCAAAGAATGTGCGTCCGGGTCAAATTGTACCGGTAGCGCAACCGAACTCATATTTACCGGGTGGTATTCACATTAAAACATCGAAATTACGCGGTGTACCTTCGTTCGGCATGATGTGTTCGGCAAATGAATTGGGCTTCGATTTGAGCCTGTTATCCGGCGCACGCGCTGACGGTATTTTTATCTTGCCGAATGATATTCCGGTGGGTCATGATATCCATGAGTTTTTAGGTCTCGATGATGTGATTTTCGAGTTTGAACTTACACCGAATCGAGCGGATTGTTTCAGCATGGTGGGATTGGCTCGTGAATTTGCGGCGTTGTTCAACAGTCAATTGAGCCTGCCGACCATTCAAGTGAACGAGTCCGGTACGGCGATTACGGAAGACGCAAAAGTGACGCTTGCCGCCACCGATCTTTGCGAACGTTTTTCGACGCGACTTTTGCGCAATGTGAAAATTGCGCCTTCGCCGGAATGGCTGCAGGATGCGCTGCGCAGTGCGAATATTCGCAGCATCAATAATGTTGTCGATGTGACGAATTTTGTCATGTTGGAGCAAGGGCAGCCGTTGCATGCGTACGACTATGATACGCTTGCGGGACACGAATTAATTTGTCGCCGTGCATTGCAAGGCGAATTGTTAGTGACCTTGGACGATAAAGAACGAACCTTAGCAGAGGATCAGTTGGTCATTGCCGACCGAGACGGTGCGGTCGGACTTGCCGGTATTATGGGCGGACAACGCACGGAAGTGACCGACCAAACAACGACCGTATTGTTGGAGGCCGCCACATTCAACGGCGCGACCATTCGTCGCACCGCGCGTAAACACGGTCTGCGTTCGGAAGCGTCGGGACGTTTTGAACGCGGTATTGATCCCGATATTACGACACTTGCTTTAGATCGAGCCGCGCAGCTGCTGCAGGAAATGGGCGCCTGCGAAGTGGCCCCGGGGTATCTTGATGTGTATCCCGAACCGCAACCGACGCGCACACTCACCGTTACGGTAGAGGAAATTAACCGGGCAATCGGGATTACGTTGGAACGGGCTGAAATTATCGATATCTTGAAACGCCTTTATTTTGACATCACCGAACAGGGTGAAGCACTGTTCTTAACTGTTCCGAGCTGGCGCGGTGACGTAGCGGAACTGGCTGATATTGTTGAAGAAGTGGCGCGTCTCTACGGCTATGATAAAATTCCGAATACATTACCGCTCGGGCGCCAAACCAGTGGTCGTCAAAGCGATGAGCACGCAGCGATCGAAACTATTCGTGATATCCTGGTACAAGCCGGTCTTTCCGAGACGGTTACCTTCAGTTTCATGGCACCGCAAGATTTGAAAGCATTGGGGTTGGCAGAATCAGACAGCCGCTATCAGGCGGTTTCCGTATTAAATCCGATTACCGATGATTTCCCGCAAATGCGGACTACACTTGTACCGAGTCTGTTGCAGGCGGTCAAGCGCAATCTTGCCGTGAAAAATGAAAACTTGGCGCTGTTTGAAGCGGCATCCGTGTATTTGCCGAAAGAATTACCGCTTGCCGAATTACCGGAAGAAAAACCGTTTGTCACGGGGGTTCTTTGCGGTAGCACAGGGGTTGCACGTTGGCCGCAGGCACAGCATGCCTACGATTTTTATGATGTCAAAGGTTTGATGGAAACGGTTCTTTCCCGACTGGGCGTCACCGATTACCGTTGGGATGTAGCGGAAGACGCAATTTACCATCCGGGGAAGGCGGCCGCCGCGCTGCGTGACGGCAAAGTTTTGCTGTCTTGCGGTGAATTGCATCCCGTTGCCCAAAAAGGGTACGGCTTGAAACTGACAATGTATATATTCACAGTGGATATCGAAGCATTGTTGCCGTACATTGCGACAATACCGGAATACCAAAGCTTGCCGAAGTATCCGACGCTGGATCGGGATCTGGCCATTTTAGTTCCGGAAGGTGTCACGCATTCGACTTTGGTTGATGTCATGCAACGACAGGGCGAAGCGATTCTTGAATCGGTCGAACTGTTTGATCGTTACAGCGGTGATCAGGTGCCGAGCGGTTTTGTCAGCATGGCCTATGCGCTGCATTTCCGCGCGCCGGATCGCACCTTGCAGGATCACGAGGTGGATGAACGAATTCAACGGATTGTCCAACGGTTAAAAGCATTTAATTGCAGCTTACGTTAA
- the pheS gene encoding phenylalanine--tRNA ligase subunit alpha, giving the protein MKEEMQELQRRALEEIAAAANESELQKIRVAFLGKKGELTAILRGMKDLTAEERPVVGALANEVRGLLQKNLSEKQDELAQKALSERLAAEKIDITLPGRRPLQGHLHPLTQINRRIQDIFMKMGYTIAQGPEIEDDFYNFQSLNFPKDHPARDMQDSFYINDSILLRTHTSPVQARTMQSQEPNTPIRIIAPGKVYRSDYDATHSPVFHQVEGLLLDQGITFSDLKGTIEHFGREIFGTDTKVRFRASYFPFTEPSAEVDISFRKRHSKGGTVDTSEEWLEILGCGMVHPNVLRLNGYDPEKISGFAFGMGVERIAMLVYGIDDLRLFYDNDVRFLAQF; this is encoded by the coding sequence ATGAAAGAGGAAATGCAGGAACTGCAACGGCGTGCGTTGGAAGAAATCGCAGCCGCTGCGAACGAATCGGAGTTACAAAAAATCCGAGTAGCGTTCTTAGGTAAAAAAGGGGAACTGACTGCGATATTGCGCGGCATGAAGGATCTGACTGCTGAAGAGCGGCCGGTCGTGGGAGCGCTCGCTAACGAAGTGCGCGGCCTTTTGCAAAAAAACCTGAGCGAGAAGCAGGATGAACTGGCACAAAAAGCACTGAGTGAACGGTTGGCGGCGGAAAAAATTGATATTACATTACCGGGACGTCGACCGCTGCAGGGACATTTGCATCCATTGACGCAGATCAATCGTCGCATTCAGGATATTTTTATGAAGATGGGGTATACGATTGCGCAAGGTCCGGAAATCGAAGATGATTTTTATAACTTTCAAAGTCTGAATTTCCCCAAAGATCATCCGGCGCGTGATATGCAAGATTCGTTTTATATCAATGATTCGATTCTTTTACGTACGCATACGTCGCCGGTTCAGGCGCGCACGATGCAGTCACAGGAACCGAACACGCCGATTCGTATTATTGCGCCCGGCAAAGTATATCGTTCCGACTATGATGCGACGCATTCACCGGTGTTCCATCAGGTCGAAGGACTCTTGCTTGATCAGGGAATTACGTTTTCCGACTTGAAGGGAACAATTGAACATTTTGGCCGGGAAATTTTCGGTACAGATACCAAGGTGCGCTTTCGTGCCAGCTATTTCCCGTTTACGGAACCGAGCGCGGAAGTCGATATTTCGTTCCGCAAACGCCACAGTAAAGGCGGCACGGTGGATACGTCCGAAGAATGGTTGGAAATTCTCGGTTGCGGGATGGTGCACCCGAACGTATTGCGTTTAAACGGTTACGATCCGGAAAAAATCAGCGGTTTTGCGTTCGGTATGGGTGTGGAACGAATTGCCATGCTGGTGTACGGAATTGACGATTTACGTTTATTTTATGATAATGATGTGCGCTTCTTGGCGCAGTTTTAG
- a CDS encoding acyl-CoA dehydrogenase family protein, which translates to MDFTITAEQQELLDLVQEIVTKEIAPRALEMDKDGVVPDELWKILKQTGLTSLGVPKEYGGIGLDAMTLALIFEKIAQGCAGIATACAANMLAMLPVAFGGTPEQMQAFCDVILGGGMAAFALTEPNAGSDASAIATRAKKTEGGYILNGTKHFITNGPIADVVVVFANANPARGVRGLTAFIVPTDTDGFSVGKVEDKMGIRASATSELVLTDCFVPESARLGREGSGFKWAMRTLDASRPFVGAISVGIAEAALQAAGKYAHTRVQFGNKLIALQMVQQMLADMAMATEASRLLVWKAAAGQMDGARNAGVIASMAKCFASDTAMKVSTDAVQIMGGAGYSKEAPLEKYMRDAKVMQIFEGSNQVQRGIIAGGLKFT; encoded by the coding sequence ATGGACTTTACAATCACTGCCGAACAGCAGGAATTATTGGATCTGGTACAGGAAATTGTAACGAAAGAAATCGCACCGCGTGCACTGGAAATGGATAAAGACGGTGTGGTGCCGGATGAACTCTGGAAAATTTTGAAGCAGACCGGTCTGACCTCACTCGGCGTACCGAAAGAATACGGCGGCATCGGTTTGGATGCCATGACGTTGGCGCTTATTTTTGAAAAAATCGCACAAGGCTGCGCGGGTATTGCGACGGCGTGCGCGGCGAATATGCTGGCCATGCTGCCGGTGGCTTTCGGTGGCACACCCGAGCAGATGCAAGCTTTTTGTGACGTGATTTTAGGCGGAGGGATGGCCGCGTTTGCCCTGACGGAACCGAATGCCGGGTCGGATGCGTCGGCGATTGCAACACGCGCGAAAAAAACGGAAGGCGGCTACATTTTAAACGGTACGAAGCATTTTATTACCAATGGCCCGATTGCCGATGTGGTAGTGGTCTTTGCCAATGCCAATCCGGCTCGCGGCGTCCGCGGGTTGACGGCATTCATTGTGCCGACAGATACGGACGGCTTCAGTGTGGGGAAAGTGGAAGATAAAATGGGCATTCGTGCATCCGCTACTTCGGAATTGGTACTGACGGACTGCTTTGTACCCGAGTCGGCGCGGCTGGGGCGTGAGGGCAGCGGTTTCAAATGGGCGATGCGGACGTTGGATGCATCGCGTCCGTTTGTCGGTGCGATCTCCGTCGGTATTGCAGAAGCGGCATTGCAAGCCGCAGGGAAATACGCGCACACGCGTGTGCAGTTCGGCAATAAATTGATTGCGCTGCAGATGGTACAGCAGATGTTGGCCGATATGGCAATGGCCACGGAAGCATCCCGCTTGCTGGTGTGGAAAGCGGCCGCCGGTCAAATGGACGGCGCGAGAAACGCCGGCGTTATCGCGTCTATGGCGAAGTGTTTTGCGTCCGATACGGCGATGAAAGTGAGCACAGATGCCGTTCAGATTATGGGCGGCGCCGGTTACTCCAAAGAAGCGCCGTTAGAAAAATATATGCGTGATGCCAAAGTCATGCAAATTTTTGAAGGCAGCAATCAGGTACAACGAGGCATTATCGCCGGCGGTCTCAAGTTTACATAA
- a CDS encoding PaaI family thioesterase, which produces MIDPSLENFYQRAKSEDPYFQFMKIEVVDLFPGKTHFKLFIEPDFHTNRRGIAHGAPLATMSDACMGWASRALGYHVVTIDLDISYIRPVPENTWVHGYGEIIHHGKKTLIGEVKFYDDNKRLMLSGKGTYWIVHTIDIAHDI; this is translated from the coding sequence ATGATTGATCCTTCGTTGGAAAATTTTTATCAACGCGCCAAAAGTGAAGACCCTTATTTTCAGTTTATGAAAATTGAAGTAGTGGATCTCTTTCCGGGGAAAACTCATTTTAAACTGTTTATCGAACCGGATTTCCACACTAATCGCCGCGGAATTGCACATGGAGCGCCGTTGGCTACGATGAGTGACGCCTGCATGGGGTGGGCATCTCGGGCGCTCGGCTACCATGTCGTCACGATTGATTTGGATATTTCGTATATTCGTCCCGTTCCGGAAAATACATGGGTGCACGGCTACGGTGAAATTATCCACCACGGCAAAAAGACATTGATCGGGGAAGTTAAATTTTACGATGACAACAAAAGATTAATGCTTTCGGGGAAAGGCACGTATTGGATCGTGCACACGATTGATATCGCGCACGATATTTGA
- a CDS encoding PaaI family thioesterase: MITDQEQQKIMEMVLLNPFDRLMNYEVVTMEPGHLVMKTIAQREIVENSYQSTHGGFLFGLADTYMGAACFAHGKSVTTMGLRISYIRPVALDSTVTGTAEVIHNGRNTMRTVCDFRDERGRLLAHCEGTFYVMGKALWMMEEKND, translated from the coding sequence ATGATAACGGATCAGGAACAACAAAAAATTATGGAAATGGTGTTACTGAATCCTTTTGATCGCCTGATGAATTATGAAGTGGTGACGATGGAACCGGGACACTTGGTAATGAAAACAATAGCGCAGCGCGAAATTGTGGAAAACTCCTACCAGTCGACACATGGCGGTTTTCTTTTCGGCTTGGCCGATACCTATATGGGAGCAGCCTGTTTTGCACACGGCAAATCAGTCACGACTATGGGACTTCGTATTTCGTATATTCGCCCTGTCGCTTTGGATTCGACAGTGACGGGAACGGCAGAGGTTATTCATAACGGACGCAATACGATGCGGACGGTTTGCGATTTTCGCGATGAAAGAGGTCGGCTCTTAGCTCATTGTGAAGGAACATTTTATGTGATGGGGAAAGCCTTATGGATGATGGAGGAGAAAAATGATTGA
- a CDS encoding ABC transporter permease — MFWENLQIAWQALISNKMRSLLTMLGIIIGVASVIALVSIGQGVQKDTEDRFSQLGSNLLIVIPGAPRTPGLRPVAGSLETLHYNDYVAITLLPNVKDASPMVQGSYVVVAGNKNWTTKVIGVTASYRNVRDAEIEEGRYWTEKEYKSRARVVLLGKTVAKNLFGDANPIGSKIRVKNDPYVVIGTLAEKGASGGNDADNCILAPFSTVQERLLGITYVQTISVASASGDTMSQVEADITNLLRIRHKILPNREDDFTVENMADVLETVQQTMQTLTLFLGAIAAISLLVGGIGIMNIMLVSVTERTREIGIRKALGATYRMIITQFLIESITISLVGGTIGVIVGILGAHAMASLVNVSAAISPWPILGSFAFSVAIGLLFGLYPARKAARLNPIDALHYE; from the coding sequence ATGTTTTGGGAAAATTTACAAATCGCGTGGCAGGCTTTAATCAGTAATAAAATGCGCTCCCTTTTGACGATGCTGGGGATTATCATCGGGGTGGCTTCCGTGATTGCGCTGGTCTCGATCGGCCAAGGCGTCCAAAAAGATACGGAAGATCGGTTTTCGCAACTCGGCTCCAATCTCCTGATTGTTATACCGGGAGCACCGCGAACACCGGGATTGCGACCGGTCGCAGGGAGTCTGGAAACGCTGCACTATAATGATTACGTGGCGATTACGTTGTTGCCTAATGTCAAAGATGCCTCGCCAATGGTGCAGGGGTCGTATGTAGTAGTGGCCGGCAACAAAAACTGGACGACAAAGGTTATCGGCGTTACCGCATCCTACCGTAATGTCAGGGACGCGGAAATTGAGGAAGGTCGCTACTGGACGGAAAAAGAATACAAATCGCGTGCGCGCGTAGTGTTACTCGGGAAGACGGTCGCAAAAAATCTGTTCGGCGATGCTAATCCGATCGGCAGTAAAATTCGTGTAAAAAACGACCCGTATGTGGTGATTGGAACTCTTGCGGAAAAGGGTGCATCGGGAGGGAATGATGCGGATAATTGCATTTTAGCGCCGTTCAGCACCGTACAGGAACGGTTGCTCGGCATCACTTATGTGCAAACGATCAGCGTCGCCTCCGCATCCGGCGATACGATGTCGCAAGTGGAAGCGGACATTACGAATCTTTTGCGGATCCGACATAAGATTTTGCCCAATCGCGAAGATGATTTTACGGTGGAAAATATGGCAGACGTTTTAGAAACCGTACAGCAAACCATGCAAACGCTTACCCTCTTCTTGGGTGCGATTGCGGCGATTTCGCTGTTAGTCGGCGGTATTGGAATCATGAATATTATGCTGGTATCAGTAACGGAACGTACTCGTGAAATCGGAATACGTAAAGCTCTCGGTGCGACGTATCGGATGATTATTACGCAGTTTTTGATTGAGTCGATTACGATCAGTCTGGTAGGCGGCACGATCGGTGTCATCGTCGGCATCTTAGGGGCGCACGCGATGGCCTCCTTAGTCAACGTTTCCGCGGCCATTTCTCCTTGGCCGATTTTGGGATCATTTGCGTTTTCGGTAGCCATCGGTTTGCTGTTCGGTTTGTATCCGGCCCGTAAAGCGGCACGCTTGAACCCGATCGATGCGCTACATTATGAATAG
- a CDS encoding ABC transporter ATP-binding protein — translation MSVPVIALKDIVKNYRLGKEEVPVLKGISLSVERGEFLSIMGPSGSGKSTLMNILGCLDRPTSGSYELDGEEVAQLSDDRLAQTRNQKIGFVFQSFNLLAKLSTLENVKLPMIYAGTPEPERTEYARKLLTQLGLGERLHHLPTELSGGQRQRVAIARALVNHPAIIMADEPTGNLDSKSGAEVMEIFTELHRQGRTILLVTHEADIAAYAQSHIVLRDGGVTQEWMVADDA, via the coding sequence ATGAGTGTGCCTGTAATAGCGTTGAAAGATATCGTTAAAAATTATCGCTTAGGAAAAGAGGAAGTACCTGTACTGAAAGGGATATCTCTTTCCGTAGAGCGCGGTGAATTTTTGTCGATCATGGGACCTTCAGGTTCGGGCAAGTCAACCTTGATGAATATTCTGGGATGCTTGGATCGTCCGACTTCCGGCTCGTATGAATTGGACGGCGAAGAGGTCGCGCAATTATCGGATGATCGATTGGCGCAAACGCGTAATCAAAAAATCGGGTTTGTATTTCAAAGTTTTAACCTGCTTGCCAAGTTATCCACTTTGGAAAACGTAAAATTGCCGATGATTTATGCGGGAACGCCGGAACCGGAGCGAACCGAGTATGCACGCAAATTATTAACGCAACTTGGCCTGGGCGAACGTCTGCATCATCTGCCGACGGAACTTTCCGGAGGCCAACGACAGCGCGTCGCTATTGCGCGAGCCTTGGTCAATCATCCTGCGATTATTATGGCGGATGAGCCGACGGGCAACTTGGACAGTAAATCCGGTGCGGAAGTTATGGAAATCTTTACGGAGCTTCATCGTCAAGGTCGGACGATTCTGCTGGTTACCCATGAGGCGGATATTGCCGCTTATGCGCAATCCCATATCGTGTTGCGCGACGGGGGCGTGACGCAGGAATGGATGGTAGCCGACGATGCGTAG
- a CDS encoding efflux RND transporter periplasmic adaptor subunit: MNRNEFWQTHKRKIVWGLLFLLLVLTGLWWWTHRTAESKESYVLGQVTTGSIASSIDATGAIEPVNEVKLSANISGTLTQVLVKENQKVHEGDVLAVISAKSAESQLSQAESILANKRSLYDRYRQLYSEGAISYQQLADAQMNYETAQATYNKAQSDISDTTIVAPMDGIVIGEPMKAGETVAQGLSNQMIIAKIADLSSMRIRLLVDETDIGQVRAGQNVTFTVDAYPNRKFHGHVTDISRTPASSGNSSGAAVIYYTVYVAISSDEISALYPSMTARAIIDAQTKDHVVLVPITALRSDVNGQYVYKKAGDKLEKTPVVIGIVTDTQAEVISGLNADDTIVTSGSVSEDKAGNSATHHPRI, encoded by the coding sequence ATGAATCGAAACGAATTTTGGCAGACTCATAAACGGAAAATTGTTTGGGGATTGCTTTTTTTATTGCTTGTATTGACCGGGCTTTGGTGGTGGACACATCGGACGGCGGAAAGTAAAGAGTCCTATGTGTTGGGGCAGGTCACCACAGGTTCAATTGCCAGCTCGATTGATGCGACAGGCGCGATCGAACCGGTTAATGAAGTAAAGCTGAGCGCCAACATTTCGGGTACGTTAACGCAGGTGCTTGTGAAAGAAAATCAGAAGGTCCATGAAGGCGACGTGCTGGCGGTCATTTCTGCAAAGTCGGCGGAAAGTCAGTTAAGTCAGGCGGAAAGCATTTTAGCCAATAAACGAAGCCTTTACGACCGATATCGGCAATTGTATTCCGAGGGAGCGATTTCCTATCAGCAATTGGCGGATGCGCAAATGAACTATGAAACAGCGCAGGCGACCTACAATAAAGCGCAATCGGACATATCTGACACGACGATTGTCGCGCCGATGGACGGCATTGTGATCGGGGAGCCGATGAAAGCAGGTGAAACGGTAGCGCAGGGCTTGTCTAATCAGATGATCATTGCGAAAATCGCTGATCTTTCTTCTATGCGGATTCGTCTTTTAGTGGATGAAACTGATATCGGCCAGGTCCGGGCGGGACAAAATGTAACATTTACGGTTGACGCTTATCCGAATCGGAAATTCCACGGGCATGTGACGGATATTTCCCGTACGCCGGCTTCGAGCGGAAACTCCTCCGGTGCAGCGGTTATTTACTATACGGTATATGTGGCGATTAGCAGTGATGAAATCAGTGCTTTGTATCCGTCCATGACAGCACGTGCGATCATTGATGCGCAAACGAAAGATCATGTCGTGTTGGTACCGATTACGGCGCTACGCAGCGATGTGAACGGCCAATATGTATATAAAAAAGCGGGCGATAAGCTGGAAAAAACACCGGTGGTGATCGGTATTGTTACAGATACTCAGGCGGAAGTTATTTCCGGCCTTAACGCCGATGATACCATTGTGACCAGCGGTAGTGTCAGCGAGGATAAAGCGGGCAATTCGGCAACGCATCATCCGCGAATTTAG
- a CDS encoding MATE family efflux transporter, whose protein sequence is MQHLDQPRQMWRQFFSIWIPLFLTQLSLVAGGFFAATVAGRHSTVDLAGAAVGVNLWVPVLMTSIGLFMGLTPIISQLLGANQPTNIPSIVRQGIYLSLTVGLVTICMGSFLLPLILDNLGLEPAVRKVTQGFLTFIAYGIIPSFISVTLRNVVDAHGYTRISLSIMTTGFFLNIILNYVFIDGYGSIPSLGGAGAGLAIAISNSVNCFLFFLVMLFLPPFSHYRIFKEWEGLHFARWREQLKIGLPIGGANFLEISLFSIVGLLITSYGTQIIAAHNAANNFSNVLYSLPLSAGIAATILCGFELGAQRFDFALRYARMAQGFTISVAAILFILAFFNFNSIAGLYTNDPQMIALNAGFMVYALMFTFADATGVPIQGALRGYKDVRFVFIVSLLCYWCIGLTLGIILSHYTNLGPYGYWIGIICGLLAVSVAYNARLIYLNRNRHKIKTAH, encoded by the coding sequence ATGCAACATCTTGACCAACCCCGCCAAATGTGGCGGCAATTTTTTTCTATTTGGATACCGCTTTTCTTAACTCAATTATCCCTTGTAGCCGGCGGCTTTTTTGCCGCTACGGTAGCCGGACGGCATAGTACTGTGGATCTTGCCGGAGCGGCGGTCGGCGTAAATTTATGGGTGCCGGTGTTAATGACTTCGATCGGTCTTTTCATGGGACTTACGCCGATTATTTCCCAGCTTTTGGGCGCCAATCAGCCGACAAATATTCCTTCCATTGTACGTCAAGGAATCTACCTTTCTCTGACTGTCGGCCTGGTAACCATTTGCATGGGAAGTTTTCTCCTTCCCTTGATTCTTGATAACTTAGGACTCGAGCCCGCTGTACGCAAGGTTACACAGGGTTTCTTAACATTTATTGCCTACGGAATTATTCCCTCTTTTATTTCTGTTACGTTACGCAATGTGGTGGATGCTCACGGGTATACTCGTATTTCCCTTTCGATTATGACTACAGGATTTTTCCTGAATATTATTTTGAACTATGTGTTTATTGACGGCTATGGCAGTATTCCCTCGTTGGGAGGTGCCGGAGCGGGACTGGCGATTGCCATTTCCAACAGTGTGAACTGCTTTCTCTTTTTCTTGGTTATGCTTTTTTTGCCCCCCTTTTCCCATTATCGCATTTTCAAGGAATGGGAAGGTCTTCATTTCGCAAGGTGGCGGGAGCAGCTGAAAATCGGCTTACCGATCGGCGGTGCCAACTTTTTGGAAATTTCCTTGTTTTCCATCGTCGGGCTTCTAATCACGAGCTATGGTACACAAATTATTGCCGCTCATAATGCCGCTAACAATTTTTCCAATGTACTGTACTCACTCCCACTGTCCGCCGGTATTGCTGCTACGATTTTATGCGGGTTTGAACTTGGTGCCCAACGCTTCGACTTCGCCTTACGGTATGCCCGCATGGCGCAAGGTTTTACGATTAGTGTGGCGGCTATTTTATTTATTCTCGCCTTCTTCAACTTCAATTCAATTGCCGGTCTTTATACCAATGACCCGCAAATGATTGCACTTAACGCCGGTTTTATGGTGTATGCGTTGATGTTTACCTTTGCAGATGCTACCGGCGTACCGATTCAAGGAGCACTGCGCGGTTATAAAGACGTGCGTTTCGTATTTATAGTTTCATTGTTATGCTATTGGTGTATCGGTCTGACCCTGGGCATTATCCTATCGCACTATACAAATTTAGGCCCTTACGGTTATTGGATCGGTATTATTTGCGGCTTGCTTGCTGTCTCTGTCGCCTACAATGCACGCCTTATCTATCTCAATCGCAACCGGCATAAAATTAAAACCGCTCATTAA